Proteins encoded within one genomic window of Humulus lupulus chromosome 1, drHumLupu1.1, whole genome shotgun sequence:
- the LOC133801128 gene encoding uncharacterized protein LOC133801128, with amino-acid sequence MDAFPNISTFCQELKMCADQLANVDALISNQRLVLQLIVGFNENYDGVATILQQTSPLPPFYEARSRLILEETCKAKQVATAAKAADIALLTNNDPKSSNCDSGNVENCHNNGPKCVPNRNNNHGKNNGDRGRGRGGSNYEGGGNNPQQRRRHQ; translated from the coding sequence ATGGATGCTTTCCCCAACATCTCGACTTTTTGCCAAGAACTCAAGATGTGTGCTGACCAGCTCGCTAACGTTGATGCACTGATTTCCAATCAAAGGTTAGTGTTACAATTAATTGTgggttttaatgaaaattatgaTGGTGTTGCTACGATCCTTCAACAAACTTCCCCTTTACCACCATTTTATGAGGCACGTTCGAGGCTAATTCTCGAAGAAACCTGCAAGGCTAAGCAAGTCGCAACTGCCGCTAAAGCTGCCGATATTGCCCTCCTCACCAACAATGATCCAAAGAGCTCCAATTGTGATTCGGGTAATGTAGAAAACTGCCACAACAATGGTCCGAAATGCGTTCCAAATCGCAATAATAATCACGGAAAAAATAATGGCGATAGGGGTCGTGGCCGTGGTGGCAGTAACTATGAAGGAGGCGGCAACAACCCCCAGCAACGTCGCAGGCACCAGTAG